The following are encoded in a window of Methanobacteriales archaeon HGW-Methanobacteriales-1 genomic DNA:
- the cobK gene encoding precorrin-6A reductase, with amino-acid sequence MNILVMAGTKDAIKIIEMLFKNNKSSFKGNSNEETHFNILATTTTTYGGILAKKAGADEVISRPLDADELVNLIQKKDVKILIDATHPFATQATLNAINASKNALIKYIRFERPSINYFNVEGIHLVDSFQKAGQVASAIIKNNEKRVLHLAGVSTVKSILENVPLNRLIVRVLPNTTSIGICQDLGISGENMVAMQGIFSKEYNQALMREYDVGVIITKESGETGGVPGKIDAALELGLEVVLISRPKIKELNKNSVVNTIKEVQKKLEKEIE; translated from the coding sequence ATGAATATTCTGGTGATGGCCGGAACAAAAGATGCTATTAAAATCATTGAAATGCTTTTTAAAAACAATAAAAGTTCTTTCAAAGGCAATTCTAATGAAGAAACGCATTTTAATATTTTGGCCACCACCACCACCACTTATGGGGGCATTCTGGCTAAAAAAGCAGGAGCAGATGAAGTCATATCTAGACCACTTGATGCAGATGAACTGGTAAATTTAATTCAAAAAAAAGATGTGAAAATTTTAATAGACGCTACCCACCCCTTTGCAACCCAAGCTACCCTTAATGCCATCAATGCATCAAAAAACGCTTTAATTAAATATATTCGTTTTGAAAGGCCTTCAATTAATTATTTTAATGTTGAAGGAATCCATCTTGTTGATTCATTTCAGAAAGCAGGACAAGTTGCCAGTGCCATTATAAAAAATAATGAAAAGAGAGTTTTGCATCTGGCCGGTGTTTCCACCGTAAAATCAATTCTGGAAAATGTCCCCTTAAACAGATTAATAGTGCGGGTTTTACCCAATACCACATCTATTGGTATTTGTCAAGACCTGGGAATTTCTGGTGAAAATATGGTGGCCATGCAAGGCATTTTCTCTAAAGAATACAATCAGGCACTGATGAGGGAATATGATGTGGGAGTTATTATCACCAAAGAAAGTGGAGAAACTGGAGGAGTTCCAGGTAAGATAGATGCTGCTCTGGAGCTAGGTCTTGAAGTGGTACTGATAAGTAGGCCCAAAATAAAAGAATTAAATAAAAATTCAGTGGTCAATACTATTAAAGAAGTTCAAAAAAAGCTTGAAAAAGAAATTGAATAA
- a CDS encoding molybdopterin molybdenumtransferase MoeA gives MVNEFLKIIEVPEVEKILENIFNNLFSIQKSEYVGLESAHQRVLSEDIYATLDLPPFDRASKDGYAVQAPDTFGASEENPVVLNLLEVIEAGQKPQKEIKPGLCSVINTGAPIPKGASGVVMVEYTEMKDNKVYIYRPATHDQFITKQGTDIKEGELLLSYGTFISSDKMGVLSAMGLNKIPVQEKIKVAIISTGKELVNSGQDLKYGQIFDVNSYSLQSAVLSCGADPLWMGVVPDNYDGLAGSIKDALKECNIILTSGSTSAGTGDVLKQVIEDLGEVLVHGISVKPGKPTIIGKIDEKIVIGLPGYPVAALMIFQIFLASHIRQLGGLKSENSIKTVNYPLEGRFYSSRGRLHYALVKIIDGKVHPILKDSGAITALAEAQGYIKIPKNVEILTEGSEVEVVLFDRS, from the coding sequence ATGGTTAATGAATTTTTAAAGATAATTGAAGTTCCAGAAGTTGAAAAAATTTTAGAAAATATTTTTAATAATCTTTTTTCAATTCAAAAATCAGAATATGTTGGATTGGAAAGTGCACATCAAAGGGTTCTTTCTGAAGATATTTATGCTACACTTGATTTACCCCCATTTGACCGGGCATCTAAAGATGGTTATGCAGTACAGGCACCGGATACCTTCGGAGCTAGTGAAGAAAATCCAGTTGTTTTAAATCTTTTAGAAGTTATTGAAGCGGGTCAAAAACCCCAAAAAGAAATTAAGCCGGGATTATGTTCAGTTATAAATACTGGTGCGCCTATTCCTAAAGGGGCCAGTGGTGTGGTCATGGTTGAATACACGGAAATGAAAGATAATAAAGTTTATATTTACCGGCCAGCTACTCATGATCAATTTATAACCAAACAAGGAACAGATATTAAAGAAGGAGAATTACTTCTATCTTATGGTACGTTCATTAGCTCAGACAAAATGGGAGTTTTAAGTGCTATGGGATTGAATAAAATTCCGGTTCAGGAAAAAATCAAGGTGGCCATAATTTCTACGGGTAAAGAACTGGTTAATTCTGGCCAGGATTTAAAATATGGTCAGATATTTGATGTAAATTCTTATTCTTTACAAAGTGCAGTGCTTTCTTGTGGTGCAGATCCATTATGGATGGGTGTTGTCCCAGATAATTATGATGGATTGGCAGGTTCTATTAAAGATGCTCTAAAAGAATGTAATATAATTTTAACTTCCGGCAGCACTTCGGCAGGCACTGGAGATGTTTTAAAGCAAGTCATTGAGGACCTGGGTGAAGTTTTGGTGCATGGTATTTCAGTTAAACCAGGTAAACCAACAATTATAGGAAAAATAGATGAAAAAATTGTAATTGGCCTTCCAGGATATCCCGTTGCTGCTTTAATGATATTTCAAATATTTTTAGCTTCACATATTCGTCAGTTGGGTGGTTTAAAATCAGAGAATTCTATTAAAACAGTTAATTATCCTCTGGAAGGAAGATTTTACTCTTCTCGAGGTAGATTACACTATGCCCTTGTAAAAATAATTGATGGTAAAGTTCATCCTATTTTAAAAGATTCTGGTGCTATAACTGCTCTGGCTGAGGCCCAGGGTTATATTAAAATCCCAAAAAATGTGGAAATTCTAACTGAGGGAAGTGAAGTTGAAGTTGTGCTCTTTGACAGATCCTAG
- the eif1A gene encoding translation initiation factor eIF-1A — protein MSRGYEPQEVRRVRTPRRGEIPAVVEQILGHGKLRVRCTDGKVRLGRIPGKMKKRIWIREGDVVLIKPWEFQSDEKADIVWRYTRTEANWLEKRGYLNL, from the coding sequence TTGAGTAGAGGATATGAACCACAAGAAGTTAGAAGAGTAAGAACTCCACGAAGAGGAGAAATTCCAGCAGTAGTAGAACAGATTTTAGGTCACGGCAAACTAAGAGTCCGATGTACCGACGGTAAAGTTCGATTAGGTAGAATTCCTGGAAAGATGAAAAAACGGATCTGGATTCGAGAAGGAGACGTAGTTCTAATAAAACCATGGGAATTCCAAAGCGATGAAAAAGCCGATATAGTCTGGAGATATACTCGAACTGAAGCTAACTGGCTTGAAAAAAGGGGTTATTTGAACCTTTAA
- a CDS encoding serine/threonine protein kinase: MDPKVTKADASLRKMLAEKRIKSVEDRRVSSEVFDRKTMETLYKLANSNYLNILNGAISTGKEANVFKGVHEDGHIVAVKVYRISTSDFKKMQYYIQGDPRFKVRTTNKRQLVDAWVTKEFRNLSRCLEAGMNVPKPIITKNNVLIMEFIGDEDGNAAPTLRDQGPQNPEEMLEMIIDELKKMYQDAKLVHGDLSIFNILNHQEKPVIIDVSQSMVLEHPISRELLDRDIENLLKNFESFGASASFEDVKKEIMG; encoded by the coding sequence ATGGATCCTAAGGTAACTAAGGCCGATGCTAGTTTACGGAAGATGCTAGCCGAAAAACGGATTAAAAGTGTGGAAGATCGTAGAGTCAGTAGTGAAGTCTTTGATCGGAAAACAATGGAAACGCTTTATAAATTGGCCAATAGTAACTATTTAAATATATTAAATGGAGCCATAAGCACTGGTAAAGAGGCCAATGTATTTAAAGGAGTTCATGAAGATGGCCATATTGTAGCGGTTAAAGTATACCGTATTTCTACCTCTGATTTTAAGAAAATGCAGTACTATATACAAGGTGACCCTAGATTTAAGGTTAGAACCACTAATAAAAGGCAATTAGTAGATGCATGGGTAACTAAAGAATTTAGAAATCTTAGTAGATGTCTAGAAGCAGGTATGAACGTTCCAAAACCAATAATAACCAAAAATAATGTTTTAATAATGGAATTTATAGGTGATGAAGACGGTAATGCTGCCCCCACATTAAGAGACCAGGGCCCTCAAAATCCAGAGGAAATGCTTGAAATGATTATTGATGAACTAAAAAAGATGTATCAAGATGCTAAATTAGTTCATGGCGATCTTTCAATATTTAATATTCTCAATCATCAAGAAAAACCAGTTATAATCGATGTTTCACAATCTATGGTTTTAGAGCATCCCATATCACGAGAACTTCTGGATAGAGATATAGAAAATTTATTAAAAAATTTCGAGAGTTTTGGGGCCTCAGCTTCTTTTGAAGATGTTAAAAAAGAAATTATGGGATAA
- a CDS encoding RNA-processing protein (similar to yeast Dim2p protein that is essential for 40S ribosomal subunit; structural studies show binding to 3' end of 16S rRNA in complex with archaeal IF2 alpha): MTTTEYLKIPRERVGVLIGKKGEVKQHIEKLTQTTLDIDSEAGTVTIIPQEDLEDPLLPWKTRSIVKAIGRGFNPEIALRLLKDDVALDIIKLTEYVGKSKKALARQKGRIIGRDGITRQIIHEMTGVDMSVYGKTVSIIGDLENLLIAKEAVEMILNGSRHKSVYGFLEKKKQDMKLKHFHETINLK, translated from the coding sequence ATGACCACCACTGAATATCTCAAAATACCCCGCGAGCGAGTAGGGGTTTTAATTGGGAAAAAAGGAGAAGTAAAACAACATATAGAAAAATTAACCCAGACCACATTGGACATAGATAGTGAAGCTGGAACTGTAACCATAATTCCACAAGAGGACCTTGAAGACCCATTATTACCTTGGAAAACCCGCAGTATAGTAAAGGCCATTGGAAGAGGATTTAATCCAGAAATTGCCCTTAGATTACTAAAAGATGATGTGGCTCTAGACATAATAAAACTCACTGAGTATGTAGGGAAATCTAAAAAGGCTCTGGCCAGGCAAAAAGGTAGAATTATTGGTCGAGACGGTATTACAAGACAAATAATCCACGAAATGACTGGAGTTGACATGTCAGTATATGGAAAGACTGTTTCCATAATAGGGGACCTTGAAAATTTACTGATTGCTAAAGAAGCCGTTGAAATGATTTTGAATGGCTCCCGGCACAAGTCAGTGTATGGTTTCCTAGAAAAGAAAAAACAGGACATGAAACTCAAACATTTTCATGAAACCATCAATTTAAAATAA
- the top6B gene encoding DNA topoisomerase VI subunit B: MERQAGELFEEFQELTASEFFRKNKQMLGFSGKIRSLTIVFHELITNSFDAAEEAGILPEIKIDLKRLDKDHYVLRHTDNGPGIPKNFVTKVFCTMFAGSKFRNIQSRGQQGLGCSGCVLLSQMTTGKPARVISGYKENGELKGVQMTLKMDVKKNKGLVLERKKVDVKSTGVCLELHFKDVSYSLSEQGAFEYIRRTMIANPHAKIVFRDPTGHKYIFNRASDVIPPLPKEVLPHPKGVTADDLIFMAKHTDKRRFRSLLTSSLSRMSTKRVNEIQELTGIDLNKRPKDMKWEEAEQIVDLFTKMDFMAPPTSGLIPIGQEQIEKGVVEILNPEFVAAISRKPVTYRGGVAFIIEAGIAYGGDSGRMVGEQRKAEIMRFANRVPLSFDQGSCAITEGLKSIDWKRYGIRDMESAPITIFVNIISTQVPYLSTGKQSVAPEPEILHEVRQTAMTVARKLQKYLRAKKAEKEEAMRSKIFEEYVPVILKEAALLAETDVPEYQPVLAKVTRRALAELMGEPIDDD, translated from the coding sequence TTGGAGAGACAAGCTGGAGAACTCTTTGAAGAGTTTCAAGAATTAACCGCATCTGAATTTTTCAGAAAAAATAAGCAAATGCTTGGATTTTCTGGTAAGATAAGATCTCTTACCATTGTTTTTCACGAATTGATAACCAACAGTTTTGATGCAGCAGAGGAAGCAGGAATACTCCCTGAAATAAAAATTGACCTTAAACGGTTGGATAAAGACCATTATGTTTTAAGACATACGGATAATGGACCAGGGATACCTAAAAACTTCGTTACCAAAGTATTTTGTACCATGTTTGCTGGTTCTAAGTTTAGAAACATCCAATCTCGTGGTCAACAAGGTTTAGGGTGCAGTGGATGCGTACTGTTGTCCCAGATGACTACAGGAAAACCTGCACGAGTTATTTCTGGTTACAAAGAGAACGGAGAACTTAAGGGAGTTCAAATGACCCTTAAGATGGATGTAAAGAAAAATAAGGGGCTTGTGCTGGAAAGAAAAAAGGTAGATGTTAAGAGTACTGGTGTTTGTTTGGAACTTCACTTTAAAGACGTATCTTACTCTTTATCAGAACAAGGTGCTTTTGAATACATCAGAAGGACCATGATTGCGAATCCACACGCAAAAATCGTATTTAGAGATCCTACTGGACATAAATACATATTTAATCGAGCCTCAGATGTTATTCCACCATTACCTAAAGAAGTTCTTCCTCACCCTAAAGGTGTTACGGCTGATGATCTTATATTCATGGCCAAGCACACTGACAAGCGCCGATTCAGAAGTCTGCTAACCAGTTCACTCTCCAGAATGTCCACTAAAAGAGTAAATGAGATTCAAGAATTGACTGGTATTGACCTTAATAAAAGGCCAAAGGATATGAAATGGGAGGAAGCAGAACAAATAGTGGATTTATTTACTAAAATGGACTTTATGGCACCACCAACATCTGGTTTAATACCAATTGGTCAGGAACAAATTGAAAAAGGTGTTGTAGAAATTCTAAACCCTGAATTTGTAGCTGCTATTAGTAGGAAACCTGTTACCTACCGTGGAGGAGTGGCCTTTATTATAGAAGCAGGTATCGCCTACGGTGGAGACTCTGGAAGAATGGTTGGAGAACAACGCAAAGCTGAAATCATGCGTTTTGCAAATAGAGTCCCATTATCATTTGATCAAGGTAGTTGTGCCATAACTGAAGGTTTAAAGAGTATTGACTGGAAGAGATATGGAATAAGGGATATGGAAAGTGCGCCCATAACCATATTTGTAAATATTATTTCTACTCAAGTACCTTACTTATCCACAGGTAAACAAAGTGTAGCTCCAGAACCAGAAATCTTGCACGAAGTTCGGCAAACCGCCATGACCGTAGCCAGGAAACTACAGAAATACTTGAGAGCTAAAAAGGCTGAAAAAGAAGAGGCTATGCGTTCTAAAATTTTCGAGGAATACGTGCCAGTCATTTTAAAAGAAGCAGCATTATTAGCAGAAACTGACGTACCTGAATATCAACCAGTTCTGGCGAAAGTTACTCGTCGGGCACTGGCAGAATTGATGGGGGAACCCATAGATGATGACTAG
- a CDS encoding DNA topoisomerase VI, protein MTRKEIAINKLKSLGETIIEDVSQNKVPAVRVPSRGTSNIVYDENRRHYVLGDRYGQRSLGNVKQIKKIGQMVYMANFCKQLVEREKTATLRELYYVSEGWEVEFGTQDESNIVGEDLEVTLGMTREDLGLMPEEDGASVYGDLTIKEDDLEINALRSGKSGYTISPTINEVEFVDHNVQRVIAVETMGMFHRMVQESAYKKFDTLIVGLKGQAARATRRFLKRVNDELDLPVYICNDGDPWGFHIAQVIISGSAKLAHVNHDLATPDAKFLGVTASDIIKYDLPTDPLKDIDVLRLKELLKDPRYRDETWKMEIKKMLKIGKKAEQQSFSKYGLEYVVDTYFPEKLEQLE, encoded by the coding sequence ATGACTAGAAAAGAAATTGCTATTAACAAGCTTAAAAGCCTGGGAGAGACCATCATAGAAGATGTATCTCAAAATAAAGTCCCTGCTGTTAGAGTACCATCACGTGGTACTTCCAACATTGTTTACGACGAAAACAGAAGACATTATGTGCTAGGAGATCGTTATGGTCAACGTTCTCTGGGAAATGTGAAACAAATAAAGAAAATTGGTCAGATGGTTTATATGGCCAATTTCTGTAAGCAATTAGTTGAAAGAGAAAAAACAGCCACTTTAAGGGAGCTTTATTACGTTTCTGAAGGATGGGAAGTTGAATTTGGAACTCAGGACGAATCTAACATTGTAGGTGAAGATCTGGAAGTAACTTTAGGAATGACCAGAGAAGACTTAGGGTTAATGCCAGAAGAAGATGGGGCCTCAGTTTATGGAGATTTAACTATAAAAGAAGACGATCTTGAAATTAATGCACTTAGATCCGGAAAATCAGGTTATACCATTTCTCCCACCATAAATGAAGTAGAATTTGTGGATCATAACGTACAAAGAGTCATTGCTGTGGAAACCATGGGGATGTTCCACCGAATGGTTCAGGAAAGCGCTTATAAAAAATTCGACACCTTGATTGTGGGTTTAAAGGGTCAAGCCGCCAGAGCAACCAGAAGATTCCTTAAACGAGTAAATGATGAATTAGACCTTCCAGTTTACATTTGTAACGACGGAGACCCCTGGGGTTTTCACATAGCCCAGGTTATTATCTCTGGAAGTGCTAAATTGGCTCACGTAAATCATGACCTGGCCACACCAGACGCCAAGTTTCTGGGAGTGACTGCTAGTGACATTATAAAATACGACCTTCCGACCGACCCCTTAAAAGACATTGATGTTCTCCGTTTAAAAGAGCTTCTTAAGGATCCTCGTTACCGGGATGAAACCTGGAAAATGGAAATTAAGAAAATGCTCAAAATCGGGAAAAAGGCAGAACAGCAATCTTTCTCCAAATATGGATTGGAATACGTAGTAGATACCTACTTCCCAGAAAAATTGGAGCAGCTGGAATAA
- a CDS encoding type II glyceraldehyde-3-phosphate dehydrogenase, with protein MKSVAVNGYGTIGKRVADAVSAQDDMKIVGVSKTKPDFEARMAVKKGYDLYISIPEREKLFQDAGIEISGTVDEMLDESDIIVDCTPEGIGAKNLEKYKELGLKAIFQGGEKHDNIGLSFNSFANYSDSYGKDYTRVVSCNTTGLTRTLNPINELCGIKKVRAVMVRRGGDPSQVNKGPINAVVPNPPTVPSHHGPDLKTVMYGVNINTMALLVPTTLMHQHNIMVELEHPVEVDEIIAKLEATPRVLLVKASEGMGSTAEVMEYAKELGRSRNDLFEIPVWKESLNVVDGELYYMQAVHQESDVVPENVDAIRAMLEMEEDNNKSIEKTNKAMGIL; from the coding sequence ATGAAATCTGTTGCAGTAAATGGATATGGAACCATTGGAAAAAGAGTTGCTGATGCAGTATCTGCTCAAGACGACATGAAAATTGTAGGGGTGTCCAAAACCAAACCTGACTTTGAGGCCCGAATGGCCGTGAAAAAGGGATACGATCTTTACATAAGCATTCCTGAAAGAGAAAAACTTTTCCAGGATGCAGGTATTGAAATAAGCGGTACTGTGGATGAAATGCTGGATGAATCAGACATCATAGTAGATTGTACACCAGAAGGGATTGGTGCTAAAAATCTGGAAAAATACAAAGAATTAGGCTTAAAAGCCATCTTCCAAGGCGGAGAAAAGCACGATAACATTGGATTATCCTTCAATTCATTTGCTAATTATTCAGACTCCTATGGAAAAGATTATACTCGAGTGGTTTCCTGTAATACCACCGGACTTACCCGGACTTTAAATCCTATCAATGAATTATGTGGAATTAAAAAGGTTCGAGCAGTAATGGTTCGCCGGGGCGGAGATCCATCACAAGTGAATAAAGGACCAATAAATGCTGTGGTTCCTAACCCACCAACCGTACCTTCTCACCACGGGCCTGATTTAAAAACAGTGATGTATGGTGTTAATATTAATACTATGGCATTATTAGTCCCTACCACATTGATGCATCAACACAATATCATGGTTGAACTGGAACACCCGGTGGAAGTAGATGAAATCATTGCTAAACTGGAAGCCACACCAAGAGTGCTTTTAGTTAAGGCCAGCGAGGGTATGGGATCCACTGCAGAAGTAATGGAATATGCCAAAGAATTAGGCCGATCCCGGAATGATTTATTTGAAATTCCAGTCTGGAAAGAGTCCTTGAATGTAGTTGATGGAGAATTATACTACATGCAGGCCGTTCACCAGGAATCTGATGTTGTTCCAGAAAATGTGGATGCTATACGGGCTATGCTTGAAATGGAAGAAGATAATAATAAATCCATTGAAAAAACCAATAAAGCTATGGGTATTTTATAA
- a CDS encoding endonuclease IV yields the protein MSDKIIFGPAGNPIGFKGKSVHACSYIAQEGLDAYEYQATYGVRIGENSAKELKKNSEENKIRVSIHAPYYINLSSQDPEVIERSIDRLVQSAQAAEWMGAYRIVFHPGFYTKYTPSEAMNICKKAIADILEKLDVLGIKKFTFAPETTGKKSQLGNLEEIVEICQSFDHFAPTIDFAHIHARGEGSIKNADDYLKIIDYLEEELSIKRLHCHFTRIEYTHAGERKHQTLEEKEYGPPVKPLLETLNEAGWNSTIICETPLIDQDALRLKSCFNKIL from the coding sequence ATGAGTGATAAAATAATATTTGGCCCAGCAGGAAATCCAATTGGTTTTAAGGGAAAAAGTGTGCATGCTTGCAGCTATATTGCTCAAGAGGGACTGGATGCCTATGAATATCAGGCCACTTATGGTGTGCGTATAGGTGAAAATTCTGCAAAAGAACTCAAAAAGAATTCTGAGGAAAATAAAATACGGGTTTCCATACATGCTCCATATTACATCAATTTATCCTCTCAAGATCCAGAAGTCATTGAACGGTCCATTGATCGGCTGGTACAATCGGCCCAGGCCGCAGAATGGATGGGGGCCTACAGAATAGTTTTCCATCCCGGTTTTTACACTAAATACACACCATCTGAAGCTATGAATATATGTAAAAAGGCCATTGCAGATATTTTAGAAAAATTAGATGTATTAGGAATCAAAAAATTCACCTTTGCCCCAGAAACCACAGGTAAAAAGTCCCAGCTAGGTAATCTGGAAGAAATTGTGGAGATATGTCAAAGTTTTGATCACTTTGCCCCTACCATTGATTTCGCTCACATTCACGCCCGTGGTGAAGGCAGTATTAAAAATGCAGATGATTACCTGAAAATAATAGATTATTTAGAGGAAGAACTGTCCATTAAAAGACTGCACTGCCATTTTACTCGAATTGAGTACACTCATGCTGGGGAGAGAAAACATCAAACCCTGGAAGAAAAAGAATATGGGCCCCCAGTTAAACCACTTCTAGAAACATTAAATGAAGCTGGATGGAATTCCACTATCATCTGTGAGACTCCATTGATAGATCAGGACGCTTTACGGTTGAAATCATGTTTTAATAAGATTTTATAA
- a CDS encoding DNA helicase PriA: MRCKICSHSFDEKIKSETCAGCPSCNCRKIKCPNCGYENLPEINYPSKLMKFFKTKLKLKVS; the protein is encoded by the coding sequence ATGAGATGTAAAATTTGCAGCCATTCTTTTGATGAAAAAATAAAATCTGAAACATGTGCTGGATGCCCATCATGCAATTGTAGAAAAATAAAATGTCCAAATTGTGGTTATGAAAACTTACCTGAAATTAATTATCCATCAAAATTAATGAAATTCTTTAAAACCAAATTAAAATTAAAAGTTAGTTAA
- a CDS encoding AAA family ATPase produces MKFNNIVYDSHITENKLLIASNEPKKEAKVVVLQPVGYPFICNLVETPKIEVFDKELFELYAQDQWEGFTAKEGSYLFDQKLLPDYAFKVIKAHPDESKITQNTSILLVDVLKECDDIQKIETKLKIDDVVGQEQAKTKCKIIMKYLKDPEKFKEWAPRNVLFFGTPGTGKTMLAKSLSNELKVPLYLIKATTLIGDHVGDGARQIHELYDIAAKNSPSVIFIDEIDAVGLDRKYQSLRGDVSEVVNALLTEMDGIKQNYGVVTIGATNNPSVLDYAIRSRFEEEIEFKLPEEPERKEIIKNNIDSMPLEVKVSVEKLAQLSKGMSGRDIKEKLLKNSLHKAISDDEDVVEMKHVEYALKNYQTEKNEPKGMFA; encoded by the coding sequence GTGAAATTTAACAATATAGTTTACGATTCACATATAACAGAAAACAAATTATTAATTGCCTCTAATGAACCTAAAAAAGAGGCCAAAGTGGTTGTTCTCCAACCAGTAGGTTATCCATTCATTTGTAATTTAGTAGAAACTCCTAAAATAGAAGTTTTTGATAAAGAACTCTTTGAGTTATATGCACAAGACCAGTGGGAAGGATTTACTGCAAAAGAAGGTTCTTACCTTTTTGATCAGAAATTACTGCCAGATTATGCTTTTAAGGTTATTAAAGCACATCCTGACGAGTCAAAAATAACTCAAAATACATCTATACTTCTGGTTGATGTTTTAAAAGAGTGCGATGACATTCAGAAAATAGAAACTAAACTTAAAATAGATGACGTAGTAGGTCAAGAACAAGCCAAAACCAAATGTAAAATAATAATGAAGTACCTTAAGGATCCTGAAAAATTCAAAGAATGGGCCCCTAGGAATGTTCTATTTTTCGGAACACCCGGTACTGGAAAGACTATGCTAGCCAAATCATTATCTAATGAGCTTAAAGTCCCATTATATCTTATAAAGGCCACTACGCTTATTGGAGATCATGTGGGTGATGGTGCCCGGCAAATACACGAATTATACGATATTGCTGCTAAAAACTCACCTTCAGTGATATTTATTGATGAAATTGATGCTGTAGGCCTGGATAGGAAATACCAATCCTTGCGAGGAGATGTTTCAGAAGTAGTTAATGCACTTTTAACTGAAATGGACGGTATAAAGCAAAACTACGGCGTAGTTACCATAGGTGCCACCAATAACCCATCAGTTTTGGATTATGCGATTAGGAGCCGATTTGAAGAGGAAATCGAATTTAAGCTTCCAGAAGAACCAGAGAGAAAGGAAATAATCAAAAACAACATTGATTCCATGCCACTGGAAGTAAAGGTTTCTGTGGAAAAGCTGGCCCAGCTATCCAAAGGAATGTCTGGAAGAGATATTAAAGAAAAACTATTAAAAAATTCTCTTCACAAAGCAATATCTGATGATGAAGATGTAGTAGAAATGAAACACGTGGAATACGCCCTTAAGAATTACCAGACTGAAAAGAACGAACCTAAGGGAATGTTTGCTTAA